The Methanoregula boonei 6A8 genome has a window encoding:
- a CDS encoding tetratricopeptide repeat protein translates to MINRKSKGLLKVFISSTFRDLQAERQQLYEKLSESISPVGMEFFIPDGKTSHEISLLDEDQGLKNSDIVIFLISPYYGSLIEKCNIPTCKADCPLKNGTKQKISYTHCEFKFAKAENKPFLIYRFDAESWDLLQPLYQMEKIDWDSNNPIFKLKTVEEIKKLHAAKDYIIDFKNEIGSIFGPNLNSESISLISEHLAENIVKWYYEGRIAFQEFYGRKTELKQLIERMNESIEVYGVGGIGKTTLIHVALLIQMLKGRKILAIGKKQSYLSGSGYNLFKEKCPNVMYEITTDRITLNDIIDALKFREVHKIEGLNDKIQLILSKITTDKYLIFIDDFHLADQTVRQLVKESNNFIISAKKKSGITRNEVPLLGINDPERSALIKLISQRFGKNLKPQDIQRISDFSEGHPITMEILIRNIEIINFEKLNDYKKDVLDFSNSEQVEEFINRVIEGILSREAFTLLKNIAMINTVIESNISLYVVEKAFRDPPSAKYFVELINSGILTKKGNEEGSYLFTFKHIQDAVREDTEQYNKSALSYYESKRIWLKKFTIDDEIERFSHQIKSRSSINYLKTFNRLASKVSPINFGYKKLIEIGLSLKERTTIDDEKATLCNNIGILVGDLNHYRDAKDLYKEAIDIYRRLSERNRESYTSNLTTALNCLGNLYLNINKLDQAKECYENALKLLKGLNNKTINSELGQISSILTNLGIVYSSINRPYDAKNSFLEALRIQRIMAKKNPMGHLPTISKIIMNLGNLSSFLNDYADALKKYKEGVKTAKTLAKNNPAQYLILYGLSLNSIGSLYDRLHNDKKVEEYFTLSVNILKDLSEKNPDAYLPDYVQILTNFANYYLKSNDIVKATNYAETALNQAKILAKRCPVAYNPLLAQILIVYGDLFSQLNRPDHASQFYNESLVLLLELNQQSPGAYVNNISSVLLQLGTTYEQLNKYSDSQTTLDECLNLRTKLVTLCHDAYLDDYNDVLLAQICYKEKQKDFSYVESLKICEDYARELHSKCPQAFKLKLVNILQIKGRLYAVQHNPHYNIIFNECLQHADDLIKISPNSFTPYYGALNSCIGYCHMINNNFVEAEKYLTRSLSILKVGYMNYPDVFSIDYSDALNNFGLYYLIRNLPDEAEKYLQEALQIREDWTKKCAISYSADYSNSLNNMGYCKLLQQLSNDAEIYLTRSLNIQKELILTNRNIFSEEYARLKRNLGKLYLVKNNYPESKIHFEESIKIQKEYTEKYPDIFKIDYRETLIAYSELLSKMGISDELSKVTKLIEEC, encoded by the coding sequence ATGATTAATAGAAAATCTAAGGGACTATTAAAGGTTTTTATTAGTTCTACATTCCGAGACCTTCAAGCCGAACGACAACAATTATATGAAAAATTGAGTGAATCTATTAGCCCAGTGGGAATGGAATTTTTCATTCCTGATGGGAAGACATCTCATGAAATCTCATTGCTGGATGAGGATCAAGGATTAAAGAACTCAGATATAGTAATTTTTTTAATTTCCCCATATTATGGATCGCTGATTGAAAAATGTAATATTCCCACTTGTAAAGCGGATTGTCCCTTAAAAAATGGAACGAAACAAAAAATTTCATACACACATTGCGAATTTAAATTTGCCAAAGCGGAAAATAAGCCATTTTTGATATATCGTTTTGATGCAGAGTCTTGGGATTTACTTCAACCCCTATACCAAATGGAAAAAATTGATTGGGATAGTAATAATCCAATTTTTAAATTGAAGACGGTTGAAGAGATTAAAAAATTGCACGCTGCGAAAGATTATATTATTGATTTTAAAAATGAAATTGGCTCAATATTTGGCCCAAATTTGAATAGTGAATCAATATCTTTGATATCTGAACATTTAGCGGAAAATATTGTAAAGTGGTATTATGAGGGAAGGATTGCTTTCCAAGAATTTTATGGACGAAAAACGGAATTAAAACAACTTATAGAAAGAATGAATGAAAGTATTGAGGTCTATGGGGTTGGTGGAATCGGAAAAACCACCCTCATCCATGTGGCACTTCTAATACAAATGTTAAAAGGGAGAAAGATACTTGCCATTGGGAAAAAACAATCTTATCTTTCAGGATCCGGGTATAATTTGTTTAAGGAAAAATGTCCGAATGTAATGTATGAGATTACAACGGATAGAATCACACTTAATGATATAATTGATGCACTTAAATTTAGAGAGGTCCATAAGATAGAAGGATTAAATGATAAAATTCAGTTAATCCTATCAAAAATTACTACAGACAAATATTTAATTTTTATTGATGATTTTCATCTTGCAGATCAAACTGTCAGACAATTAGTAAAGGAATCCAATAATTTTATTATTTCCGCAAAAAAGAAAAGTGGCATTACACGAAATGAAGTCCCCTTATTGGGGATTAATGATCCTGAAAGAAGTGCATTAATTAAATTGATCTCTCAAAGATTTGGTAAAAACTTAAAACCGCAAGATATCCAGAGAATTTCTGATTTTTCTGAAGGGCATCCAATAACAATGGAAATATTGATAAGGAATATAGAAATTATAAATTTTGAAAAGTTAAATGACTATAAAAAAGACGTCTTGGATTTTTCGAATTCCGAACAAGTGGAAGAATTTATCAATCGTGTTATAGAGGGTATTCTTTCAAGAGAGGCATTCACCCTTTTAAAAAATATAGCTATGATAAATACTGTTATCGAATCAAATATTAGTCTGTATGTAGTTGAAAAGGCATTTAGAGATCCACCATCCGCCAAATATTTTGTCGAATTAATTAATTCAGGAATACTAACCAAAAAGGGGAATGAGGAGGGGTCATATCTTTTTACCTTTAAACACATCCAGGATGCAGTTCGTGAAGATACCGAGCAATATAATAAAAGCGCATTATCGTATTATGAGAGTAAAAGAATCTGGCTAAAAAAATTTACAATTGATGATGAAATTGAGAGATTTTCTCATCAAATAAAATCACGTAGCTCCATTAATTATTTAAAAACATTCAATAGATTGGCGAGTAAAGTTAGTCCAATAAATTTTGGATATAAAAAGCTTATTGAAATTGGACTCTCTCTAAAAGAACGAACAACAATAGATGATGAGAAAGCAACACTATGTAATAATATAGGAATATTAGTTGGGGATTTAAATCATTATCGAGATGCTAAAGATTTGTATAAAGAGGCCATTGATATATATCGAAGATTATCAGAACGAAATCGGGAATCATATACTTCCAATCTTACCACTGCTTTAAATTGTCTTGGAAATTTATACTTGAATATAAACAAACTTGATCAGGCAAAAGAATGTTACGAAAATGCCTTAAAATTGTTGAAGGGTCTAAACAATAAAACAATAAATTCTGAATTGGGCCAAATATCTAGCATTCTCACAAACTTAGGGATCGTTTATTCATCAATTAATAGACCTTATGATGCAAAAAATTCCTTTTTAGAAGCATTGAGAATTCAAAGGATTATGGCTAAAAAAAACCCAATGGGACATTTACCTACAATTTCAAAAATTATAATGAATTTGGGCAATTTATCCTCGTTTTTAAATGATTATGCGGATGCGCTAAAGAAATATAAAGAAGGCGTTAAAACTGCAAAAACACTAGCGAAAAATAACCCTGCCCAATATTTAATTTTATATGGGTTATCTCTAAATTCAATAGGATCATTATACGATCGGTTACATAACGATAAAAAAGTTGAAGAATATTTTACGTTATCCGTAAACATTCTAAAGGATTTATCCGAAAAAAATCCTGATGCTTATCTACCAGATTATGTTCAAATTTTGACTAATTTTGCGAATTATTACTTAAAATCAAATGATATTGTAAAAGCCACAAATTATGCAGAGACTGCCTTAAATCAGGCAAAAATTTTGGCAAAACGATGTCCAGTTGCATACAACCCATTACTTGCTCAAATACTCATAGTCTATGGGGACCTGTTTTCCCAACTTAATCGTCCCGATCATGCCTCCCAATTTTACAATGAAAGTTTGGTATTATTATTGGAATTAAATCAGCAAAGTCCCGGAGCATATGTTAATAATATATCAAGTGTCCTACTTCAACTAGGAACGACGTATGAACAATTGAATAAATATTCAGATTCGCAAACAACATTAGACGAATGTTTAAACCTACGTACGAAACTTGTAACGTTATGTCATGATGCTTATCTAGATGATTATAATGATGTTTTATTGGCACAAATTTGTTATAAAGAAAAACAAAAAGATTTCAGTTATGTCGAATCTTTAAAAATATGTGAGGACTATGCGCGAGAATTACATAGTAAGTGCCCTCAAGCTTTCAAATTAAAGTTAGTGAACATACTCCAAATCAAGGGTAGATTGTATGCAGTACAGCATAACCCCCATTATAATATTATATTTAACGAATGTCTTCAGCATGCAGATGATCTAATAAAAATATCCCCAAATTCATTTACGCCGTATTATGGTGCACTTAATTCGTGCATCGGGTATTGCCATATGATTAATAATAATTTTGTTGAAGCTGAAAAATATTTGACTCGATCATTATCAATTTTAAAGGTTGGGTACATGAATTATCCAGATGTTTTTAGTATTGACTACTCAGATGCCCTAAATAATTTTGGATTATATTATTTAATTCGGAATCTCCCGGACGAGGCTGAAAAGTATTTGCAGGAGGCCCTACAAATTCGAGAGGATTGGACAAAAAAATGTGCTATATCATATAGTGCGGACTACTCAAATTCATTGAACAATATGGGTTACTGTAAACTTCTTCAGCAATTATCTAATGATGCAGAAATCTACTTAACTCGATCACTCAATATCCAAAAAGAACTAATTTTAACGAATCGAAATATTTTTAGCGAGGAGTATGCCCGACTGAAACGAAATCTTGGCAAATTGTACCTTGTAAAGAATAATTACCCCGAATCCAAAATTCATTTTGAAGAATCAATAAAGATTCAAAAAGAATATACAGAAAAATATCCGGATATATTCAAAATTGACTATCGAGAAACTTTAATTGCATATTCCGAATTACTTTCAAAGATGGGAATATCCGATGAATTAAGTAAGGTGACGAAATTGATAGAAGAATGTTGA
- a CDS encoding aspartate/glutamate racemase family protein translates to MKAVHTCCLFVLLLLSALICCCVTSQPAVTANVTPAAGASVNTSGVSPTATLFSDARQMKTIGIIGGVGWSSSAEYYRIMNEKVQSELGGDNSAQILMYSIQFGEFSGQERLAEAGNWTPLNATLVDAGMRLKRGGADFIVIASNTLNSRADLIEQSTGLPVLRIYDVTGAAVNKSGLKKVALLGTKYTMEAPFYRDTLKNKYGIDVVVPNATEQDYINNVIFDQLVRNDIRNDSREGYIRIINRLVDEEGAQGVILGCTEIPLLINQSDVNVPVFDTTRLHAEAAVDYALSNATTIN, encoded by the coding sequence ATGAAAGCCGTTCACACCTGCTGTCTCTTCGTCCTGCTCCTCTTGTCTGCCCTCATCTGCTGCTGTGTCACTTCGCAGCCCGCGGTCACAGCAAATGTCACGCCGGCCGCTGGCGCCAGCGTGAATACGTCCGGGGTATCGCCCACCGCGACGCTCTTTTCTGATGCCCGCCAGATGAAGACCATCGGTATCATCGGCGGGGTTGGCTGGTCGTCTTCGGCAGAATATTACCGGATTATGAACGAGAAGGTACAAAGTGAGCTTGGCGGGGACAACTCTGCCCAGATCCTGATGTATTCGATCCAGTTCGGGGAGTTCTCCGGGCAGGAACGGCTTGCAGAAGCCGGGAACTGGACCCCCTTAAACGCAACGCTCGTAGACGCCGGCATGCGACTCAAACGGGGAGGCGCCGACTTTATTGTCATCGCCTCGAACACGCTCAATTCGCGGGCCGATCTTATCGAGCAGTCAACCGGGCTTCCGGTGCTCCGGATCTATGATGTGACCGGCGCAGCGGTAAACAAAAGCGGTCTTAAAAAAGTGGCGCTGCTGGGCACAAAATATACCATGGAGGCACCGTTCTATCGCGATACCCTCAAGAACAAGTACGGTATCGACGTTGTCGTTCCCAATGCGACCGAGCAGGACTACATCAATAACGTGATCTTCGACCAGCTGGTCCGCAATGATATCCGGAACGACTCGCGGGAGGGGTATATCCGGATCATCAACCGGCTCGTGGACGAGGAGGGCGCACAGGGGGTTATCCTGGGCTGCACCGAGATCCCGCTCCTGATCAACCAGAGCGACGTGAATGTGCCGGTCTTTGACACCACCCGGCTCCACGCCGAAGCTGCGGTCGATTATGCCCTAAGTAACGCAACCACCATAAACTGA